One region of uncultured Methanolobus sp. genomic DNA includes:
- a CDS encoding iron-sulfur cluster assembly accessory protein, producing MVEVTDNAAVELKSLLEEQNKQDLALRVFVAGMSCCGVQYGMSLEDNISEEHDIVVEDKGLKIVMNKDDADGLTEAKIDYVDGPSGKGFVIDNQNGGGCNSSSCGGGCC from the coding sequence ATGGTAGAAGTAACTGACAATGCAGCAGTTGAATTAAAATCACTGCTTGAGGAACAGAACAAACAGGATCTCGCTCTCAGAGTTTTCGTTGCAGGCATGAGCTGCTGCGGTGTGCAGTATGGAATGTCCCTCGAAGATAACATCAGTGAGGAACACGACATTGTAGTTGAAGACAAAGGTCTTAAGATCGTAATGAACAAAGACGATGCAGATGGCCTTACAGAAGCTAAGATCGACTACGTAGACGGTCCATCCGGAAAAGGATTTGTTATCGATAACCAGAATGGTGGCGGCTGCAACAGCTCATCATGTGGTGGCGGTTGCTGCTAA
- a CDS encoding thioredoxin domain-containing protein encodes MSKVELLDFSATWCGPCKMQKPHLEKVEAELAGQIEVKVVDVDPEPEPCSTIWYSGSTNTYYS; translated from the coding sequence ATGAGCAAAGTGGAACTTCTAGATTTCAGTGCGACCTGGTGTGGACCATGTAAGATGCAGAAGCCTCATCTTGAAAAGGTTGAAGCCGAACTTGCAGGTCAGATCGAAGTAAAGGTCGTTGATGTTGACCCAGAACCAGAGCCTTGCAGCACAATATGGTATTCAGGCAGTACCAACACTTATTATTCTTAA
- a CDS encoding ABC transporter permease, which translates to MSGWFTIAKWELMRSKLKFDARSIIMLVVSLILVIAASYAASQTGMSMNQKIYLVAFSQPDVQPIIQTDQRFDYLLVDRYEATVYYEYGADMAIIGNNVYLGDTRKAASAGDALENTFIEYRELVLTSYNDINNSHPVWVTVHDLERPQDFQLAGTEGTIDGISRGYNRTAAFENIPGGREGASGDGSIRTGSSTISPEDIEALDAMEGKTFFEKQTLSTPSNFNPPVPFTAILYAFLFIFPIYFVSQFYSTSLMDERTNRKGELVLVAPLKSRDVVVGKTVPYLVITMAIQAAITLYILKMPSGFADLERIIQILAAIFPVILLFFALSFYSAILSRSFKELTFASVFLSVVISGYLFFPAMFANIHAISSISPITLIVRLIEGEAVPLNTYIFSTVPFYLVAGAVYAFGTSIFREEDLFTQKSIGSKIIDCFEMFLSYRYGSVFFLSIIFIPVVYMTQLMLIVMLFNLPVPYSILAMILLSALAEELVKSIGIYTLFKRKLTDITFKNAIRLSILAGAGFFVGEKAVAVLTLAPIASSAFGTVMTMGALLLIPLLLHVTTIMISSLVMYRKGPNAYKYAVVLATIFHSIYNIAILRGLLF; encoded by the coding sequence ATGTCAGGCTGGTTCACTATAGCTAAATGGGAGCTGATGAGATCAAAACTCAAATTTGACGCTCGCTCAATAATTATGCTCGTAGTTTCACTCATACTCGTAATAGCAGCATCCTATGCAGCATCACAGACAGGGATGAGTATGAACCAGAAAATATACCTCGTAGCTTTTTCCCAGCCAGATGTGCAACCAATTATCCAAACGGACCAGCGTTTTGATTACCTCCTTGTAGACAGGTATGAAGCTACCGTGTACTACGAATACGGAGCCGACATGGCCATCATTGGCAACAATGTCTATCTGGGAGACACAAGAAAGGCAGCATCGGCGGGTGACGCGCTGGAAAACACATTCATAGAATACAGAGAGCTCGTGCTCACATCATACAATGATATAAACAACAGCCACCCGGTATGGGTCACAGTTCATGACCTTGAAAGACCTCAGGATTTCCAGCTTGCAGGTACAGAAGGCACAATAGATGGGATCAGCAGGGGTTATAACAGAACAGCAGCATTTGAAAATATACCAGGTGGGCGAGAGGGAGCAAGCGGCGACGGCAGTATAAGGACAGGCTCATCAACAATATCCCCGGAAGATATTGAGGCTCTTGATGCCATGGAAGGAAAGACATTCTTTGAGAAGCAGACCCTTTCAACACCATCAAATTTCAACCCACCTGTTCCATTTACAGCAATACTTTACGCATTCCTGTTCATATTCCCGATCTACTTCGTATCTCAGTTCTACTCCACCAGCCTGATGGATGAACGCACCAACAGAAAAGGAGAACTTGTACTTGTAGCACCACTAAAAAGCAGGGATGTAGTTGTTGGCAAGACTGTGCCGTACCTTGTTATAACAATGGCAATCCAGGCAGCTATAACCCTTTACATACTCAAGATGCCTTCCGGTTTTGCAGATCTGGAAAGAATAATCCAGATTCTGGCTGCAATATTTCCGGTAATACTGCTATTCTTTGCACTTTCATTTTACAGCGCAATCCTTTCGAGAAGTTTCAAGGAGCTTACATTTGCAAGTGTATTCCTTTCAGTCGTAATATCAGGATACCTATTCTTCCCGGCAATGTTTGCAAACATCCATGCAATAAGTTCCATTTCCCCTATAACCCTCATAGTCAGGCTCATAGAAGGAGAAGCAGTACCCCTGAACACATACATATTCTCCACAGTTCCATTCTACCTTGTGGCAGGAGCAGTGTATGCATTCGGAACCTCTATTTTCAGGGAAGAGGACCTGTTCACACAGAAATCCATTGGCTCAAAGATAATAGACTGCTTTGAAATGTTCCTTTCATATCGCTATGGATCAGTATTTTTCCTCAGTATCATCTTCATACCTGTTGTCTATATGACACAACTTATGCTCATTGTGATGCTCTTTAACCTCCCGGTGCCATATTCAATACTGGCAATGATACTGCTGTCGGCACTGGCCGAAGAACTCGTCAAATCCATAGGTATCTATACACTTTTCAAGAGGAAGCTAACCGACATCACATTCAAAAATGCAATCCGCCTGTCAATACTGGCCGGTGCAGGATTCTTTGTAGGTGAAAAAGCTGTAGCTGTCCTTACTCTTGCACCTATTGCAAGTTCGGCTTTCGGAACAGTCATGACAATGGGTGCTCTGCTTTTGATCCCATTGCTTCTGCATGTAACAACCATAATGATAAGTTCACTGGTTATGTACCGGAAGGGACCTAATGCCTATAAGTATGCAGTAGTCCTGGCAACAATTTTCCACAGCATATATAACATAGCAATTCTCAGGGGGCTTTTATTCTGA
- the acs gene encoding acetate--CoA ligase encodes MSENFDVKLNGKSYLPDPSVKENSWIGDYETAYNEFLNDPEKHWETVAEELEWFKKWDKVREWDHPHAKWFTNAKLNITHNCLDRHVMNGKRNKVAIIWVGDDGKEEVLTYRQLYREVMRFANGLKSLGVEKGDRVCIYMPFVPEQIIAMLACARIGAVHSVVFGGFGANALHSRIKDAQAKIVITADASLRRGKRIDLKSLVDEAVVNASSVEKIVVLRRMTPQMELFSEIEVDFYEIMEDVEKECESEIMDSEDPLFILYTSGTTGPAKGIVHACGGYMVGTYYTTKNMFDIKESDVMWCTADPGWITGHSYIVYGPLSMGATILISETTPDYPDPGVWWSMIEEFDVTIFYTAPTAIRMFMRMGEEWPEKYNLSSLRILGSVGEPLNPEAFEWYYRVIGKEKCPILDTWWQTETGMHMLTTTVGEPMKPGFAGRPVPGIVADVVDENGEPVPAGTGGFLVIKEPWPSMMRTVYNNDERYRQYWSTVKNYYTAGDLAVKDEDGYIMILGRSDDVLIVAGHNIGSAEVESALVSHEAVAEAAVIGKPDPLKGDSIKAFIILRMGYNASDKLKLELVYHVRMNLGPIAIPSEIEFVESLPKTRSGKIMRRLLKAQELGQDPGDISTLED; translated from the coding sequence ATGTCTGAAAATTTTGATGTCAAATTGAATGGGAAAAGCTATCTTCCTGATCCTTCCGTTAAAGAAAATTCATGGATAGGTGATTATGAAACTGCTTACAATGAATTCCTTAATGATCCTGAAAAGCACTGGGAAACCGTTGCAGAGGAACTTGAGTGGTTTAAGAAGTGGGATAAGGTCAGAGAATGGGACCATCCGCATGCAAAGTGGTTCACCAATGCTAAACTGAATATCACTCACAATTGTCTTGACAGGCATGTGATGAACGGTAAGAGGAACAAGGTAGCTATCATCTGGGTAGGAGATGATGGTAAGGAAGAGGTACTTACGTATCGCCAGCTTTACCGCGAGGTTATGAGATTTGCCAACGGTCTGAAGTCACTGGGGGTCGAAAAGGGTGACAGGGTTTGTATTTACATGCCATTTGTCCCTGAGCAGATCATAGCAATGCTTGCGTGTGCACGTATCGGTGCTGTACACAGCGTTGTCTTCGGTGGGTTCGGTGCCAATGCACTTCACTCAAGAATCAAGGACGCACAGGCAAAGATTGTCATTACTGCCGATGCAAGTCTCAGACGTGGAAAGAGGATCGACCTTAAGTCTCTTGTAGACGAGGCTGTTGTTAATGCTTCCAGTGTAGAGAAGATCGTTGTTCTCAGGAGAATGACCCCGCAGATGGAGCTTTTCTCTGAGATTGAGGTTGATTTCTACGAGATCATGGAAGATGTAGAAAAAGAGTGCGAATCTGAGATAATGGACTCCGAGGACCCGCTGTTCATTCTTTATACCAGTGGTACAACAGGTCCGGCAAAGGGAATTGTACATGCATGTGGTGGGTACATGGTCGGTACATATTATACTACAAAGAATATGTTCGACATCAAAGAGAGTGATGTCATGTGGTGTACCGCAGACCCCGGATGGATCACTGGTCACAGTTACATTGTATATGGTCCGCTTTCCATGGGTGCAACTATCCTGATATCCGAGACAACTCCTGATTATCCTGACCCTGGTGTCTGGTGGAGTATGATAGAGGAGTTCGATGTCACAATCTTCTACACAGCACCTACAGCTATCAGAATGTTTATGAGAATGGGGGAGGAGTGGCCGGAAAAGTACAACCTCAGTTCACTGCGCATACTGGGTTCGGTCGGTGAACCTCTCAACCCTGAGGCGTTTGAATGGTACTATCGTGTAATCGGTAAGGAAAAGTGTCCGATCCTTGATACATGGTGGCAGACTGAGACTGGAATGCACATGCTCACAACAACCGTTGGTGAACCAATGAAGCCTGGTTTTGCAGGTCGTCCGGTCCCGGGCATCGTTGCAGATGTCGTTGATGAGAACGGTGAACCGGTTCCTGCCGGAACAGGTGGTTTCCTTGTTATTAAGGAACCCTGGCCTTCCATGATGAGGACGGTTTACAACAATGATGAGAGATATCGCCAGTACTGGAGTACCGTTAAGAACTATTACACAGCAGGCGACCTTGCTGTGAAAGATGAAGATGGCTACATTATGATTCTCGGTCGTTCTGATGATGTCCTGATCGTTGCCGGTCACAACATCGGCAGTGCAGAAGTTGAAAGTGCTCTTGTTTCCCATGAAGCTGTTGCAGAAGCAGCGGTAATTGGAAAACCAGACCCTCTCAAGGGAGATTCTATCAAGGCTTTCATCATTCTGCGTATGGGCTACAACGCCAGCGATAAACTCAAACTGGAACTTGTCTACCACGTAAGAATGAACCTCGGTCCGATAGCCATCCCATCAGAGATCGAGTTCGTGGAATCCCTGCCAAAGACCCGAAGCGGAAAAATTATGAGGCGTCTTCTCAAGGCACAGGAACTTGGCCAGGACCCCGGAGACATTTCTACACTGGAGGACTGA
- a CDS encoding AIM24 family protein gives MTLKQVKVTLNNSGVIVEPGALYFQKGNITCDANIGGVGGLAKKMLKNKLTNESAFNPLYKGSGEIFLEPSFSHFIVVSLDNGSIIVDKGIFYCAESSLEVGVASQKNISAGLFGGEGWFQTKISGTGTCILESPVPMTEILKYNLDNERLQVDGNFALLRSDSVKFSVERSGKGIAGKLTSGEGLLQTFDGSGAVWLAPTQPVYGSIGASGVSSLAAAPYNRNNPA, from the coding sequence ATGACATTAAAACAGGTAAAGGTTACATTGAACAACAGCGGTGTAATAGTAGAACCCGGTGCCCTTTACTTCCAGAAAGGTAACATCACATGTGATGCAAACATAGGCGGCGTGGGTGGTCTTGCAAAGAAGATGCTCAAAAACAAGCTCACAAACGAATCTGCTTTTAACCCGCTTTACAAAGGCTCCGGTGAGATATTCCTTGAACCAAGTTTCAGTCATTTTATTGTTGTAAGCCTTGACAATGGTTCTATAATCGTGGACAAAGGTATTTTCTACTGCGCAGAATCAAGCCTTGAAGTAGGAGTAGCCTCCCAGAAAAACATTTCTGCAGGCCTTTTTGGTGGAGAAGGATGGTTCCAGACAAAGATTAGCGGAACAGGTACATGCATACTTGAAAGCCCTGTACCTATGACTGAAATACTGAAATACAACCTTGACAACGAACGTCTCCAGGTTGACGGAAACTTTGCTCTTCTAAGATCTGATTCCGTGAAGTTCAGTGTTGAAAGATCGGGCAAAGGAATTGCAGGTAAACTTACATCAGGAGAAGGTCTTCTCCAGACATTTGATGGTTCAGGTGCCGTATGGCTCGCACCAACACAGCCTGTTTACGGTTCAATCGGAGCAAGTGGTGTTTCATCACTGGCAGCAGCACCGTATAACAGGAATAATCCTGCATAA
- a CDS encoding ABC transporter permease, translating into MKTVAKKEFKDLLKEKTFILAIVIQLFIASFSTFLVIGLTSFYDPTALGDVDIEGVNIGVVGSRDGELYNILVENNVRTYLYDDFIPAYGDFFDRKIDAIIVTPLGTAEGTDLLNVDIYLPKSEIKATVVSLQLKNSLEEYEQGVRDIRTQRLPGYSPIEFNIIKRGVQASSTFFEFVYVALLPLLVFTPAFISGGLVIDFITEEYERKTMDLLLASPASLLEIISGKAILAILIVPIQSFVWMLLLSMNRVSIDNSLQILLVVTLIAAVLVLTSTVIAVFSKDRGVAQLLYSLVLIFLFMSSYLFTNSPLNLVTRLSINSITAIESWTWTGIYLLLAFVLYMTTMIVVRKDPDNI; encoded by the coding sequence ATGAAGACCGTGGCGAAAAAGGAATTTAAGGATCTCCTGAAGGAAAAGACTTTCATACTTGCCATTGTGATCCAGCTTTTCATTGCATCGTTTTCAACATTCCTTGTCATAGGCTTGACATCATTCTATGACCCTACCGCACTTGGGGATGTGGACATTGAAGGAGTCAACATCGGAGTTGTAGGATCGAGAGACGGGGAACTATATAACATACTGGTAGAAAACAATGTTCGTACGTACCTCTACGATGATTTCATCCCGGCTTACGGGGATTTCTTTGACCGGAAAATTGATGCTATCATTGTCACGCCGCTGGGAACAGCCGAAGGCACGGACCTTCTCAATGTTGATATATACCTGCCAAAATCAGAGATCAAGGCAACGGTAGTATCACTTCAGCTAAAGAACTCACTGGAAGAGTATGAACAAGGTGTCAGGGACATCAGGACGCAAAGACTTCCGGGATATTCACCAATCGAATTCAACATCATAAAAAGAGGAGTACAAGCCTCATCGACATTTTTTGAATTTGTTTATGTAGCCCTGTTACCACTACTGGTATTCACTCCGGCATTCATTTCCGGCGGGCTTGTAATCGACTTTATAACCGAGGAATACGAACGCAAAACCATGGATCTGCTTCTGGCATCTCCTGCATCCCTGCTTGAGATCATAAGCGGAAAAGCCATACTTGCTATCCTGATCGTCCCCATCCAGTCGTTTGTGTGGATGCTGCTCCTGTCCATGAACCGCGTATCGATAGACAACTCGCTCCAGATATTACTGGTAGTCACATTGATCGCAGCGGTTCTTGTACTTACAAGCACCGTGATTGCCGTGTTCTCCAAAGATAGAGGCGTTGCACAGCTACTGTACTCGCTTGTACTGATATTCCTGTTCATGTCATCATATCTGTTTACAAATTCCCCGCTTAATCTTGTGACACGACTTTCTATTAATAGCATCACTGCGATTGAAAGCTGGACATGGACTGGTATTTACTTGCTTCTGGCATTTGTCCTTTATATGACAACAATGATTGTTGTAAGGAAAGACCCGGATAATATTTAA
- a CDS encoding MarR family transcriptional regulator gives MTAGSDSNSNSDTSNSKACCCIGKNECIGRDISHLFRSVNIYLSNSMEPYGLGSGQFPFFMRLLHHDGVSQESLANMLHYDRATITRSLNKLEDQGYVVRNRDPRDKRAYCVSLTEEGRKMGPKLMAIGKILNDVLLRGFSDEEKTLFLSLVEKAAMNIASENEIKKVSND, from the coding sequence ATGACAGCAGGTTCCGATTCCAACTCAAATTCTGACACTTCAAATAGCAAAGCATGTTGCTGTATTGGTAAAAATGAATGTATAGGCCGTGATATCTCACACCTTTTCAGGTCTGTCAATATTTATCTTTCAAATTCAATGGAACCATATGGCCTGGGAAGCGGACAGTTTCCTTTTTTCATGCGCTTACTTCACCATGACGGTGTCAGCCAGGAGTCACTTGCAAACATGTTGCACTACGACAGGGCAACCATCACACGCTCCCTGAACAAGCTTGAGGACCAGGGTTATGTGGTAAGAAATCGCGACCCCCGCGACAAACGTGCTTATTGTGTCTCCCTGACAGAAGAAGGTCGTAAAATGGGTCCGAAGCTGATGGCAATTGGTAAGATTCTCAATGATGTTTTGCTCCGTGGTTTCAGTGATGAGGAAAAGACATTGTTCCTCTCTCTTGTGGAAAAAGCTGCCATGAACATTGCTTCGGAAAACGAAATAAAGAAGGTTTCAAATGACTGA
- a CDS encoding DUF5683 domain-containing protein, giving the protein MENDNETVTTEEEFKPTPWRAGLYSAVFPGLGQMYNGDFGRGSFYFVLAFILIITFHLMVTLLIFIAFWMYNIYQAYSYARSFGKNVNKQQTD; this is encoded by the coding sequence ATGGAAAATGATAATGAAACCGTAACTACAGAAGAGGAGTTCAAACCTACTCCCTGGAGAGCCGGGCTGTATTCTGCAGTATTTCCCGGACTTGGCCAGATGTACAACGGGGACTTTGGCAGAGGGTCTTTTTATTTTGTCCTGGCTTTTATATTGATAATCACATTCCACCTTATGGTTACACTACTCATTTTCATTGCATTCTGGATGTACAACATATACCAGGCTTACAGCTATGCCAGAAGTTTTGGTAAAAATGTCAATAAACAACAGACCGACTAA
- a CDS encoding alpha/beta hydrolase has protein sequence MYSNPIKHGHMPYKIAVIHGGPGAPGTVTDMAGQLSNKHSALEPLQTAMSIDGQINELRTMLKKHAKLPVTLIGHSWGAWLAFMFTARYPSYVKKLILVSSGPFEEHYARSIMYTRLERLGESGRQEYLHLSTSMNDPAVRNKNNFFARFGKLMSDADSFDLESMLKINPEHCHDCYDLNKRVWEEADYLRRSKKLLKMGKDIHCPVVAIHGDYDPHPYEGVKEPLSQTLENFRFILLENCGHYPWLERHAAGEFYQVLEKELENNNNNNNNNNNK, from the coding sequence ATGTACTCTAACCCGATAAAACACGGTCATATGCCTTACAAAATCGCAGTGATACACGGCGGACCAGGCGCTCCCGGAACTGTAACTGACATGGCCGGGCAGCTTTCAAATAAACACAGTGCTCTGGAACCTTTGCAGACTGCCATGAGTATTGACGGGCAGATCAATGAATTAAGAACGATGCTTAAGAAACATGCAAAATTGCCAGTGACACTGATAGGACACTCCTGGGGCGCATGGCTGGCCTTCATGTTCACCGCACGTTATCCATCTTATGTGAAAAAACTAATTCTTGTGTCCAGCGGACCATTTGAGGAGCACTATGCGAGGTCAATCATGTATACAAGACTTGAAAGACTTGGTGAGAGCGGGAGGCAGGAATACCTGCACCTGAGTACAAGTATGAATGATCCGGCAGTACGCAATAAGAACAATTTTTTTGCCAGATTCGGAAAACTGATGTCTGATGCTGACTCCTTTGACCTGGAATCCATGTTGAAGATTAATCCGGAACATTGCCATGACTGCTATGACCTCAATAAACGAGTATGGGAAGAAGCCGATTATCTAAGAAGGTCGAAAAAGCTCCTGAAAATGGGAAAAGACATTCATTGTCCTGTGGTTGCCATACATGGGGATTATGACCCGCATCCATATGAAGGTGTAAAGGAACCACTCTCACAAACACTGGAAAACTTCAGGTTCATCCTGCTTGAGAACTGCGGGCATTATCCGTGGCTTGAAAGACATGCTGCCGGAGAGTTCTATCAGGTTCTGGAGAAAGAGCTTGAGAATAATAATAATAATAATAATAATAATAATAATAAATGA
- a CDS encoding nascent polypeptide-associated complex protein: protein MFPGIGGRGMNPAKVKQMMKQMGINITEINDVEQVIIRTPEKDIVFNDANVSIMNAQGVDTYQVVGTPEEVARELEIPEDDVKMVAEQSGVSEEQALEALKNANGDLAEAILALSS, encoded by the coding sequence ATGTTTCCGGGAATAGGTGGCAGGGGCATGAACCCTGCGAAAGTCAAACAGATGATGAAACAGATGGGTATAAACATCACTGAGATTAATGATGTTGAGCAGGTCATTATAAGAACTCCTGAAAAGGACATTGTTTTTAACGATGCGAATGTTTCAATAATGAACGCCCAGGGTGTGGATACCTATCAGGTAGTCGGTACTCCGGAAGAGGTCGCCAGGGAATTAGAAATACCCGAAGATGATGTGAAGATGGTTGCTGAGCAGTCTGGTGTTTCTGAGGAACAGGCCCTTGAAGCATTGAAAAATGCCAATGGTGATCTGGCAGAAGCAATTCTGGCACTCTCATCATAA
- a CDS encoding ABC transporter ATP-binding protein, with protein sequence MESGIIEVKGLRKEYGDFVAVDNLSFSVEKGQIFGIVGPNGAGKTTTLKMLSSLIRPAAGSIHMKGLDVATDAVEIKSFLGFLPEESPLYEGMEVDDYLLYFAELYCVPKDQAKKRIRELLFDLALNPDGKKIGDLSKGMKRKVAIARSLINDPDVLIYDEPASGLDPMTSRYITDYVRSLKNSGKTIVFSAHNLYQVESLCDRILIMKGGKLVTLGTAEEIRKEYGKIQYRLEFKVDCIKEYTITDVVKEVDGSYIVITNDIDVVNQTTKWVASKGGDIVEMRTIVPSLEEIFLELMGVDLFVD encoded by the coding sequence GTGGAATCTGGAATAATCGAAGTAAAAGGACTACGCAAAGAATATGGTGACTTTGTAGCCGTTGACAACCTTTCATTCTCAGTTGAGAAAGGCCAGATATTTGGAATAGTGGGGCCAAACGGCGCAGGCAAGACCACTACCCTGAAGATGCTTAGCAGTCTTATCAGGCCGGCTGCCGGTTCAATCCACATGAAAGGTCTGGATGTTGCCACAGACGCCGTTGAAATTAAATCTTTCCTTGGTTTTCTGCCGGAAGAATCTCCTCTCTATGAAGGCATGGAAGTAGACGATTATCTCCTGTATTTTGCGGAGTTATACTGTGTTCCCAAAGACCAGGCAAAGAAAAGGATACGTGAGCTTCTCTTTGATCTTGCGCTCAATCCCGATGGTAAGAAGATCGGTGACCTGTCAAAAGGTATGAAACGTAAGGTTGCAATTGCGCGCTCTCTTATCAACGATCCTGATGTTCTGATCTACGATGAACCCGCATCGGGTCTGGATCCTATGACTTCCAGGTATATTACGGATTATGTGCGTTCTTTGAAAAATTCAGGAAAGACTATCGTATTCAGTGCCCATAACCTGTATCAGGTGGAAAGTCTTTGTGACAGGATACTCATTATGAAGGGGGGAAAGCTCGTGACCCTTGGCACTGCCGAAGAGATCAGGAAAGAGTATGGCAAGATCCAGTATCGTCTTGAATTCAAGGTTGATTGCATAAAAGAGTACACTATTACTGATGTGGTCAAAGAAGTTGATGGAAGTTACATTGTGATCACAAATGATATTGATGTGGTTAACCAGACAACCAAATGGGTTGCTTCCAAAGGCGGGGATATAGTTGAAATGCGCACCATAGTTCCATCCCTGGAAGAGATTTTCCTTGAACTTATGGGCGTTGATCTTTTTGTTGACTGA
- a CDS encoding mechanosensitive ion channel family protein → MADILSQAIPYTDITVANVVFALVVLVAGIVIAGILSGMFRNGLKKTKLPELIIEFLVRFLRALLYVGVLLAVISSLGVDLSSVVVGLSAVIGLVLGFGMQDSLNNLAAGIWIASLRPLDKGEYVTVNGMSGTVHAVGIMATELLTPDNQFITLPNKLVWGSPIVNATRMPTRRVSVDVGVGYSTDVPKAVEIAMGVIKKDSRVLTDPAPAVVTTELADSSVNLQLRAWVNTSDFWGVKNDLTVAIHSEFGAQDIEIPFPQMDVHMYKV, encoded by the coding sequence ATGGCAGATATTTTATCTCAGGCAATTCCTTACACAGATATCACAGTGGCAAATGTTGTATTTGCTCTTGTGGTGCTTGTTGCCGGAATTGTTATTGCGGGAATACTTTCAGGTATGTTCCGTAACGGATTGAAAAAAACAAAGCTTCCTGAGCTGATCATTGAATTCCTTGTGAGATTCCTGCGTGCGTTGCTATATGTTGGTGTGCTTTTAGCAGTAATCAGTTCACTTGGAGTTGATCTGAGTTCAGTGGTGGTTGGGCTTTCCGCAGTTATCGGTTTGGTCCTTGGATTTGGTATGCAGGATTCCCTGAACAATCTGGCTGCAGGTATATGGATAGCATCCCTGAGGCCACTTGACAAAGGTGAGTATGTAACAGTTAATGGTATGTCAGGTACAGTGCATGCGGTGGGCATCATGGCAACAGAACTTCTCACACCGGACAACCAGTTCATAACTCTTCCTAACAAGCTTGTTTGGGGCAGTCCAATTGTAAATGCAACCCGTATGCCTACACGCAGGGTTTCAGTTGATGTGGGTGTAGGTTATTCTACAGATGTTCCTAAGGCCGTGGAAATTGCAATGGGTGTTATCAAAAAGGATTCCCGTGTGCTGACTGATCCGGCACCTGCAGTTGTAACTACAGAACTTGCAGATTCTTCTGTGAATCTACAGCTTCGTGCATGGGTTAACACCTCTGACTTCTGGGGCGTGAAGAATGACCTTACTGTAGCCATTCACTCAGAGTTTGGTGCACAGGATATTGAGATTCCATTCCCACAGATGGATGTGCATATGTACAAGGTCTAA
- a CDS encoding thioredoxin family protein, which yields MLTQNQSLAAQYGIQAVPTLIILKDGEVAKRFTGLTTSGILLEELKKVL from the coding sequence ATGTTGACCCAGAACCAGAGCCTTGCAGCACAATATGGTATTCAGGCAGTACCAACACTTATTATTCTTAAGGACGGAGAAGTGGCAAAACGCTTCACAGGTCTTACTACCTCAGGAATCCTCCTTGAGGAACTCAAAAAGGTGCTTTAA